The Bacillota bacterium genome contains a region encoding:
- a CDS encoding MtnX-like HAD-IB family phosphatase: MEKSAAYLVDFDGTITDSDLTCELAAYFGGPAYLEVENQYRKREIPIRLWLEKIVSLLPPDMEELHKKALEWAGVRPGFLDFLNYASEQNSPVIVASDGLGYYIEPVLRKFGALAFVDLLYCNNTSINEKGTLEIITPHAHPICRVCGNCKANHVCDMKDEGRPVIYIGDGSNDRYGASWADHICAREGLAEHCRENSFSYTPWDDFHDIIMVEKPQFRDRSERSLCCPRGNGIKE; the protein is encoded by the coding sequence ATGGAGAAAAGTGCAGCTTATCTTGTTGATTTTGACGGGACAATTACTGACAGTGATCTGACTTGTGAACTCGCCGCATATTTCGGTGGTCCTGCTTACCTGGAAGTCGAGAACCAGTATAGAAAAAGAGAAATTCCAATCCGCCTCTGGCTGGAGAAGATTGTATCTCTACTGCCTCCTGACATGGAGGAGCTGCATAAGAAAGCGCTTGAATGGGCAGGTGTCAGGCCCGGTTTTTTGGACTTTCTAAACTATGCCAGCGAGCAGAACAGCCCTGTAATTGTTGCCAGCGACGGGCTCGGTTATTATATTGAGCCTGTTCTCAGGAAATTCGGTGCATTGGCCTTTGTTGATCTTCTTTACTGCAATAACACATCTATTAATGAAAAAGGAACCCTGGAAATCATTACCCCCCATGCTCACCCTATCTGCAGGGTCTGCGGTAACTGCAAGGCGAATCATGTCTGCGATATGAAAGACGAAGGCAGACCGGTTATCTATATCGGTGATGGCAGTAATGATCGCTATGGAGCATCCTGGGCGGATCATATCTGTGCCCGGGAGGGGCTGGCTGAACACTGCCGGGAAAACAGTTTTTCCTATACACCGTGGGATGATTTTCACGATATTATTATGGTAGAAAAACCTCAGTTTCGAGACCGCTCGGAAAGGTCGCTTTGCTGTCCGAGAGGTAATGGGATAAAGGAATAA
- the nuoE gene encoding NADH-quinone oxidoreductase subunit NuoE, with amino-acid sequence MYSLQLLEGEREQILASVQEVISKSSKNREDLIPVLQKVQAKLGYLPALAMEKISEGLNIPAADVYGLATFYNQFRLNPPGKHQVKVCLGTACYMVGGDITLESFERRMKIKEGETSADRLYSLERVACVGCCTLAPVVVVNEEVEGKVTPTRVDGIMLTFEESDKEKVSEPEMQKGEEH; translated from the coding sequence ATGTATTCGTTGCAACTTTTAGAAGGTGAAAGAGAGCAGATCCTTGCATCTGTACAGGAAGTAATTAGTAAGAGCAGCAAAAACCGCGAAGACTTAATTCCCGTTCTTCAGAAAGTCCAGGCCAAACTAGGCTATCTTCCCGCCCTCGCCATGGAAAAGATTTCGGAGGGATTAAATATCCCGGCTGCAGATGTTTATGGTTTGGCTACATTTTATAACCAATTTCGTCTCAACCCACCGGGCAAACATCAGGTAAAAGTATGTCTTGGAACAGCCTGTTACATGGTAGGCGGGGATATAACCCTTGAATCATTCGAGCGAAGGATGAAAATAAAAGAAGGAGAAACAAGCGCTGATCGTCTATACAGCCTGGAAAGGGTAGCCTGTGTCGGTTGCTGCACATTGGCCCCGGTTGTAGTCGTAAATGAAGAAGTGGAAGGGAAAGTAACACCAACCCGGGTTGATGGAATTATGCTTACCTTTGAGGAATCCGACAAAGAAAAAGTATCAGAGCCGGAAATGCAAAAAGGGGAGGAACATTAA
- a CDS encoding 2Fe-2S iron-sulfur cluster-binding protein — protein MSREIWITIDQKKIKANEGDRLLWVALENDIYIPHLCAIKDEERPNAGCRLCFVEIVGYKNPVTSCTKVVQDGMIVKTRSPRIDRLIKTGFELILSDHNLKCRECPANKNCALQEIASKRKIKLQQRRFKPITREFEIDESPEVFAFDRSRCVLCGQCIWADREKAKVGAIGFTRRGINRAVTTFKDIPLAESICTQCTLCVDACPVGALYYKKEVRED, from the coding sequence ATGAGCAGGGAAATATGGATTACTATTGATCAGAAGAAAATAAAAGCCAATGAGGGCGATAGGCTGCTCTGGGTTGCCCTGGAAAATGATATTTATATTCCACACCTCTGTGCTATTAAAGATGAAGAAAGACCAAATGCCGGCTGTCGCCTCTGTTTCGTTGAGATCGTAGGTTATAAGAATCCGGTAACTTCATGCACAAAAGTCGTCCAGGATGGGATGATTGTTAAGACCAGGAGTCCCAGGATCGACCGGCTGATTAAAACAGGTTTTGAGTTGATTTTATCTGATCACAATTTAAAGTGCCGGGAATGTCCGGCTAACAAGAACTGTGCTCTCCAGGAAATAGCAAGCAAGCGAAAGATCAAACTTCAGCAGCGTAGGTTTAAACCAATTACCAGGGAATTTGAAATTGATGAAAGCCCGGAAGTTTTTGCTTTTGACCGCAGCAGATGTGTGCTTTGCGGTCAGTGTATCTGGGCTGACCGGGAGAAAGCCAAAGTTGGGGCTATCGGTTTTACCAGGCGTGGAATAAATAGGGCGGTGACAACCTTTAAGGATATTCCTCTGGCCGAATCTATCTGCACCCAGTGTACACTCTGTGTCGATGCCTGCCCTGTAGGTGCTCTTTATTATAAAAAAGAGGTCCGGGAAGACTGA
- a CDS encoding HAD family hydrolase, whose protein sequence is MPDLKAIIFDLDGTLLDTIEDLAFSVNAVLEKYALKEHPVDDYRFFVGDGIDVLVQRAFPADFIGKNGLTKIIDEVKEEYSRRWNDHTKPYDGIVELLEFLERNNIPKGIFSNKLHEFAILTVTELLPDWTFIDIIGIKTGTPRKPNPLGALKIAEKMQIDPSQIIYLGDTDIDMTTAKNGGFYPVGALWGFRPSDELKEAGAEVLAEHPSVVSALFK, encoded by the coding sequence ATGCCTGACTTAAAAGCAATTATTTTTGATCTTGATGGGACACTTCTGGATACTATCGAAGATCTGGCATTTTCTGTTAATGCCGTGCTGGAAAAATACGCTCTAAAAGAACATCCAGTTGATGATTACCGCTTCTTTGTCGGTGACGGGATTGACGTACTGGTTCAAAGGGCCTTTCCGGCAGATTTCATCGGGAAAAATGGTTTGACTAAGATAATTGATGAGGTCAAGGAAGAATACAGCCGACGCTGGAATGATCACACAAAACCATATGATGGCATTGTTGAGCTGCTGGAATTCCTGGAACGCAATAATATCCCAAAGGGAATTTTTTCCAATAAATTACATGAATTTGCCATTTTGACAGTAACAGAACTGCTTCCAGACTGGACATTCATCGATATTATCGGTATAAAAACGGGGACTCCAAGGAAACCTAATCCTCTGGGAGCGCTGAAAATTGCAGAAAAAATGCAGATTGACCCATCACAGATCATTTATCTTGGTGATACAGATATCGATATGACTACCGCGAAAAACGGCGGCTTTTATCCGGTCGGTGCTTTATGGGGATTCAGGCCGTCAGATGAGTTGAAGGAAGCGGGAGCCGAAGTTCTGGCTGAACATCCTTCAGTAGTTTCCGCCCTCTTTAAATAA
- a CDS encoding ATP-NAD kinase family protein: MKKLGLIINPVAGMGGRVGLKGTDGPEIVKKALTLGAKPESAQRAVMALKMLTDIREKIEMITCPGSMGEDAARQCGFEPSLIEGIDEPTSARDTEKAALSMRENGVNLLLFAGGDGTARNIYNALGDSPDLPVIGIPAGVKIHSAVYATTPRNAGELARMYMMDSGIHVHLAEVMDIDEESFRAGRLSACLYGYLYVPKAGSLMQHLKVGGAETEESVLLAIAEQVVENMEQDVIYIIGPGSTTVPIMKKLGLAYSLLGVDLVLNEELLARDAGEKDILRIIKGRKTKIIVTVIGGQGYIFGRGNQQISSTVINQAGKENIIIIASKEKILALDNKHLLVDTGDEKLDEALRGYYRIVTGYREELIFPVSS, encoded by the coding sequence ATGAAAAAATTAGGATTAATCATCAATCCAGTAGCCGGTATGGGTGGAAGGGTCGGTTTAAAAGGGACCGATGGGCCGGAAATAGTTAAAAAAGCCCTGACCCTGGGTGCGAAACCGGAATCTGCCCAAAGAGCTGTCATGGCGCTTAAAATGCTCACAGACATTCGGGAGAAGATTGAAATGATTACTTGCCCGGGCTCTATGGGAGAAGATGCAGCCCGGCAGTGTGGATTCGAGCCGTCACTGATCGAGGGTATTGATGAGCCGACTTCGGCCCGTGATACTGAAAAAGCGGCATTATCGATGAGAGAAAACGGTGTCAATTTGCTCCTTTTTGCCGGCGGAGATGGCACAGCCCGTAATATATACAATGCCCTGGGAGACAGCCCCGATTTGCCGGTAATCGGTATCCCGGCAGGGGTAAAAATACATTCTGCTGTATATGCAACCACACCGCGAAATGCCGGTGAACTGGCCAGAATGTATATGATGGATTCCGGTATTCACGTCCACCTGGCTGAAGTTATGGATATCGACGAAGAATCCTTTCGTGCAGGCAGGCTATCTGCATGCCTTTACGGATATCTTTATGTACCCAAGGCCGGAAGTTTAATGCAGCATCTGAAGGTAGGCGGGGCGGAAACTGAAGAATCGGTGCTGCTGGCGATAGCCGAACAGGTTGTCGAAAATATGGAGCAGGATGTAATCTATATCATCGGTCCCGGCTCCACGACTGTTCCGATCATGAAAAAGCTTGGCTTGGCTTATAGCCTGCTTGGAGTTGATCTGGTATTGAATGAAGAGCTACTGGCCAGAGATGCCGGAGAAAAAGATATACTGCGAATAATAAAAGGAAGAAAAACGAAAATAATCGTGACTGTAATCGGTGGCCAGGGTTATATCTTTGGTCGCGGTAACCAGCAGATCAGCTCTACGGTAATAAATCAGGCCGGGAAAGAAAATATTATTATTATTGCATCGAAGGAGAAAATTCTGGCCCTCGACAATAAACATCTTTTGGTAGATACCGGTGACGAAAAGCTGGATGAAGCACTCCGGGGTTATTACAGGATTGTAACCGGTTACAGGGAAGAGTTGATCTTCCCCGTGTCGAGTTAG
- the lpdA gene encoding dihydrolipoyl dehydrogenase: MSEKYQVAIIGGGPGGYLAALRAGSLGLKTAVIEKEALGGVCLNHGCIPTKVLTHGAAMYKRIHKAEEFGFSLSNINFSFSRLQEKKNAVVAELTGHIGELLQKSKVHVYLGAGKALSEKLISIKLHSGEEIKIETDNIILATGSEEIYPPTPGLDLPGVITSDQALALEELPDTMAVIGGGVIALEMASIFSGLGTKVTIVHRSERLLRRMDLEMVRRLSTYLRKGGLEIMMNSPVKHIEALDNGLRLIVESRKGEEIVEAEKVLLSVGRRAAFGGQDLQGLGVAFSDEGIEVDTRMETTVPGIYAVGDATAPGYFLAHVAYHQGIVAAENIAGQESYFDGSVVPNCLFTDPELACVGLTEEEAKDKGYKDLKIGKFPFSASGKAATQGESEGAVKIIAAGEDQKVIGVHILGPHASDLIQEGALAVAQGVRAVELAELIHPHPTLCESFWEAAMAINKTGLHFGRL, translated from the coding sequence ATGAGTGAAAAATATCAGGTAGCCATCATCGGGGGTGGTCCCGGCGGATACCTTGCAGCATTAAGGGCCGGTTCACTTGGTCTCAAAACAGCAGTCATTGAAAAAGAAGCGCTTGGTGGTGTCTGCCTAAACCACGGATGTATTCCCACTAAGGTGCTTACCCATGGTGCTGCAATGTATAAGCGTATTCATAAAGCCGAAGAATTTGGTTTCAGTCTTTCAAACATTAATTTTTCTTTTAGCCGCCTTCAGGAAAAGAAAAACGCAGTTGTAGCGGAACTAACCGGTCATATCGGTGAACTTTTACAAAAAAGCAAGGTCCATGTTTACCTTGGAGCCGGTAAAGCTCTTAGCGAGAAATTAATCAGCATCAAGCTGCACAGCGGAGAGGAAATTAAAATTGAAACAGATAATATAATTCTGGCAACCGGTAGTGAAGAAATCTACCCTCCCACTCCCGGCCTTGATCTGCCTGGAGTGATCACTTCTGACCAGGCTCTGGCCCTTGAAGAACTGCCAGATACAATGGCTGTAATCGGTGGGGGAGTAATTGCCCTGGAGATGGCTTCGATATTCTCCGGTTTGGGCACCAAGGTAACCATTGTTCATCGCAGTGAACGGCTTCTACGTCGGATGGATCTCGAAATGGTCCGCCGTTTATCTACCTACCTTCGTAAGGGCGGTCTGGAGATAATGATGAACAGTCCTGTTAAACACATTGAGGCTCTTGATAACGGTTTAAGACTGATTGTTGAGAGTCGTAAGGGAGAAGAGATTGTTGAAGCAGAAAAAGTTCTGCTATCTGTTGGACGCAGGGCAGCTTTCGGTGGTCAGGATCTTCAAGGCCTGGGAGTAGCATTCAGTGATGAAGGCATTGAAGTAGATACAAGAATGGAAACAACAGTTCCCGGGATTTATGCTGTCGGTGATGCAACTGCACCTGGTTATTTCCTAGCCCACGTGGCCTATCATCAGGGAATTGTTGCTGCTGAAAATATCGCCGGGCAGGAGTCATATTTTGATGGAAGTGTAGTGCCGAATTGTTTATTTACCGATCCTGAGTTGGCCTGTGTTGGTTTAACGGAGGAGGAAGCGAAGGATAAGGGTTATAAAGATCTGAAAATCGGAAAATTCCCCTTTTCAGCCAGCGGAAAAGCAGCTACCCAGGGTGAATCCGAGGGCGCTGTAAAAATTATCGCAGCTGGTGAAGATCAAAAAGTAATTGGGGTGCATATACTCGGGCCTCATGCTTCCGATTTGATTCAGGAAGGAGCACTGGCTGTTGCTCAGGGTGTTCGTGCAGTTGAACTGGCCGAGTTGATTCATCCCCATCCGACTCTCTGTGAATCATTCTGGGAAGCGGCAATGGCCATTAATAAGACTGGTCTTCATTTTGGGCGGTTATGA
- a CDS encoding NADH-ubiquinone oxidoreductase-F iron-sulfur binding region domain-containing protein: MNSMNPLDIYQRMADEAKSREEAKTEKTRILVGTATCGVAAGALKVRDEFVKGIEKKGLDAEVIEVGCMGHCYAEPMAVIAKPGFPPMCYGKLDDGLVNRLVEDYLAGDDPCYEYALAALERNDVFPTFEDFPRGVHEEKLILGQCGYIDAGDINSFLARDGYSALAKALEDEPLAVLNEVKAANLRGRGGAGFPAGDKWEACLSSSENEKYVICNADEGDPGAFMDRSILESDPHLVIEGMVLCAYAIGAQKGYLYIRAEYPRAVRHVQQAIDQARQMGLLGNAILGTKFNFDLEVFQGSGAFVCGEATALVNSMEGKMGLPESRPPRLAQKGYRGKPTILNNVKTFAYVPLIIRNGADWFKSIGTPDSPGTAVFSLVGKVVNTGLVEVPMGTTLRQLIYEVGDGLPNAKEFKAVQIGGPSGGCLPESALDVPIDFDSLHDAGAIMGSGGLVVMDQDDCMVAVARYFLEFTQHESCGKCTFCRLGTKHMLDILTDITDGKGTMESLTLLEELAEDVRDGSLCNLGRTAPNPVLTTLKYFRDEYRAHIEEGRCPALVCRDLILYYIKPPKCSKLCNVCVGSCPTEAIFTREDGLKEIDQEKCVKCDNCLKACPPEYNAIVKLSPPVLPKEKEGAVK, encoded by the coding sequence ATGAATTCAATGAACCCTCTCGATATCTATCAAAGAATGGCAGATGAAGCTAAATCAAGGGAAGAAGCCAAAACTGAGAAAACCCGCATCCTAGTGGGAACTGCAACATGTGGAGTGGCTGCAGGTGCTCTGAAGGTTAGAGATGAATTTGTTAAAGGGATAGAGAAAAAAGGCCTGGATGCCGAAGTAATTGAAGTAGGCTGTATGGGGCACTGCTACGCTGAACCGATGGCGGTCATTGCCAAACCGGGTTTTCCCCCCATGTGTTACGGTAAACTTGATGATGGATTGGTTAACAGGTTGGTTGAAGATTACCTGGCAGGAGATGATCCCTGCTATGAATATGCCCTGGCCGCACTTGAACGTAATGACGTCTTTCCCACTTTTGAAGATTTTCCCCGTGGTGTGCATGAGGAAAAATTGATCCTCGGACAATGTGGTTACATAGATGCCGGGGACATTAACAGTTTCCTGGCCAGAGACGGTTACAGTGCACTGGCCAAAGCCCTTGAAGATGAACCGCTGGCTGTTTTGAATGAAGTAAAAGCAGCTAATTTAAGAGGTCGGGGAGGCGCCGGATTCCCCGCGGGTGACAAATGGGAAGCCTGCCTGAGCAGCAGCGAGAATGAGAAATATGTTATCTGTAATGCTGATGAAGGTGACCCCGGGGCATTTATGGATCGCAGTATTTTAGAGTCTGACCCTCACCTGGTTATTGAAGGGATGGTTCTTTGCGCTTATGCTATCGGTGCGCAAAAAGGTTATCTCTACATTAGAGCTGAATATCCCAGGGCTGTCAGGCATGTCCAGCAGGCAATTGATCAGGCCAGGCAGATGGGACTTTTGGGGAATGCGATACTCGGAACAAAATTTAATTTTGATCTTGAAGTATTCCAGGGATCGGGAGCATTTGTCTGTGGTGAAGCAACCGCCCTTGTTAATTCAATGGAAGGCAAAATGGGACTTCCCGAAAGCAGACCACCCAGGTTGGCTCAGAAAGGTTACCGTGGTAAGCCTACCATCCTCAATAATGTAAAAACATTTGCTTATGTGCCCCTGATAATCCGCAATGGAGCTGATTGGTTCAAGTCGATAGGAACACCGGATAGCCCGGGAACAGCTGTTTTCTCACTGGTTGGCAAAGTTGTAAATACCGGGCTGGTTGAAGTTCCCATGGGGACTACTTTACGCCAACTGATTTATGAGGTGGGTGACGGCTTGCCCAATGCTAAAGAATTTAAAGCAGTCCAGATTGGCGGACCCTCCGGTGGTTGCCTACCAGAATCGGCTCTCGATGTGCCGATTGATTTTGATTCTCTCCATGATGCGGGAGCGATCATGGGTTCCGGTGGGCTGGTAGTAATGGATCAGGACGATTGCATGGTGGCCGTTGCCCGCTACTTCCTGGAATTCACTCAGCATGAATCATGCGGAAAGTGCACTTTTTGCCGCCTGGGTACGAAGCATATGCTTGATATACTGACTGATATAACTGATGGCAAGGGCACTATGGAATCCTTGACCCTGCTTGAAGAACTGGCCGAAGATGTGCGAGACGGTTCTCTCTGTAACCTCGGACGGACAGCTCCAAACCCGGTATTGACTACGCTAAAGTATTTCCGTGATGAATATAGGGCACATATAGAGGAAGGACGCTGTCCGGCACTGGTTTGCCGGGACCTGATCCTTTACTACATAAAACCACCTAAGTGCAGCAAACTATGTAATGTTTGCGTTGGCAGCTGCCCCACAGAAGCGATTTTTACAAGGGAGGACGGCCTGAAGGAAATTGATCAGGAAAAATGTGTAAAATGCGATAACTGTTTGAAGGCTTGTCCACCTGAATACAATGCAATTGTAAAACTATCACCACCGGTCCTGCCGAAGGAAAAGGAGGGAGCGGTTAAATGA
- a CDS encoding alanine--glyoxylate aminotransferase family protein, whose amino-acid sequence MELNKLPEVLLLGPGPSPVHKRVLEAMSCHTLGHLDPDFMTIMNETTELLRYVFETDNRITFPVSGTGSAGMEAALVNTLEPGDKAVILVKGVFGERMAEGASRSGAEVIEVKAEWGQPVEPDALKKALSANNKIKMVGVIHAETSTGVEQPLEPLAKLAHQHEALFLVDTVTSLGGLPVAVDKRDLDIVYSGAQKCLGAPPGLAPITFNERALAQFEKRKAKVQSWYLDLSFLTRYWGDERFYHHTAPINMIYALYEALKMIKEEGLEKRFQRHRLNSSALIFGLSTMGVRPVVSEEYRLPSLLAVWVPEDVDDIEVRSRLRREHLIEIGGGLGPLKGKIWRIGMMGNGSNLTNIERLIKSLGKVLNELGHKCSIEEALSTSQTRGQGLV is encoded by the coding sequence ATGGAACTAAATAAATTACCTGAAGTATTGCTGCTTGGCCCCGGCCCAAGCCCGGTTCACAAGAGGGTGCTTGAGGCAATGAGTTGCCATACTTTAGGTCATCTTGATCCCGATTTCATGACTATTATGAATGAAACGACTGAGCTGCTGCGTTATGTGTTTGAAACGGATAACCGGATAACCTTTCCTGTATCGGGAACCGGAAGTGCCGGAATGGAGGCGGCACTGGTCAATACACTGGAACCCGGAGACAAAGCTGTTATTCTGGTGAAGGGTGTTTTCGGGGAACGTATGGCAGAGGGCGCTTCCCGCAGCGGAGCGGAAGTCATTGAAGTCAAAGCGGAATGGGGTCAGCCCGTAGAGCCTGACGCTCTGAAAAAAGCGCTTTCCGCAAACAATAAAATTAAAATGGTCGGAGTTATCCATGCCGAAACTTCAACCGGGGTAGAACAGCCACTGGAACCGCTGGCAAAGCTGGCTCATCAACACGAAGCCCTTTTCCTGGTTGATACCGTAACTTCACTTGGCGGACTGCCGGTTGCGGTCGATAAACGTGATCTTGATATTGTCTATAGCGGGGCTCAAAAGTGTTTAGGAGCGCCTCCGGGACTGGCTCCGATAACTTTTAATGAAAGAGCTCTGGCTCAATTCGAAAAGCGCAAGGCAAAAGTTCAAAGCTGGTATCTGGATCTTTCTTTTCTGACACGCTACTGGGGGGATGAAAGATTTTATCACCATACAGCCCCGATCAATATGATCTATGCTCTCTATGAAGCGCTGAAAATGATCAAAGAAGAAGGTCTGGAAAAAAGATTTCAAAGACACAGGCTCAACAGCAGCGCCCTGATCTTCGGATTAAGCACGATGGGAGTCCGGCCGGTTGTTTCAGAAGAGTACCGCTTGCCCAGCTTGCTGGCGGTATGGGTTCCGGAAGATGTTGATGATATTGAAGTAAGAAGCAGGTTGCGCCGCGAACACCTGATTGAAATCGGCGGTGGACTCGGACCACTGAAAGGAAAAATCTGGCGTATCGGCATGATGGGCAACGGTTCAAACCTGACAAATATCGAAAGACTAATCAAATCCCTCGGTAAAGTGTTAAACGAATTGGGCCATAAATGTTCAATCGAAGAAGCCCTCTCCACCTCCCAGACAAGGGGACAGGGACTTGTCTGA
- a CDS encoding lipoate--protein ligase family protein has product MHHQWRLILDPPMTGLDNMQKDIAIMEEVASGECPPTLRLYRWSPPTLSIGYFQDEDEVVNLEGCREKGIDVVRRPTGGRAVLHYHELTYSIVVPEIHPFINRGGVLDAYRAISRGIVTAFSLLGITASITPEKEGQAGLAPGSCFDTPSAYEIKIDGKKVVGSAQLRRDGIVLQHGAILFELPAELYSSLLKPGKHHPDHNPQAELTEKAAGLLDLGYNVSYERMTRALVKGFSMVIPAVFSSLNTLLKVQ; this is encoded by the coding sequence GTGCACCACCAATGGCGTTTAATTCTCGACCCACCCATGACCGGGCTTGATAATATGCAGAAAGACATAGCGATTATGGAAGAAGTGGCATCCGGTGAATGCCCTCCCACCCTGCGTTTGTACCGTTGGTCCCCACCGACGCTCTCCATTGGATATTTTCAGGATGAAGATGAAGTGGTTAACCTCGAGGGGTGTCGGGAAAAAGGGATTGATGTAGTTCGCAGACCGACAGGCGGGCGGGCAGTCCTCCATTATCATGAATTAACTTACAGCATTGTTGTGCCTGAGATCCACCCTTTTATTAACCGGGGTGGCGTATTGGATGCCTACCGGGCAATCAGCCGCGGTATAGTTACCGCCTTCAGCTTATTGGGCATTACGGCCTCGATCACTCCGGAAAAAGAAGGTCAGGCCGGACTTGCCCCCGGTTCTTGTTTTGATACTCCGTCTGCCTATGAGATAAAGATAGACGGGAAAAAAGTAGTCGGCAGTGCTCAACTCAGGCGGGATGGCATTGTTCTGCAGCACGGCGCCATACTTTTTGAACTTCCTGCCGAATTATATTCCAGCCTGTTAAAACCGGGGAAACATCATCCTGATCATAATCCGCAAGCTGAACTTACAGAGAAGGCGGCAGGTTTGCTTGACCTTGGGTACAATGTTAGTTATGAACGAATGACAAGGGCATTAGTAAAAGGCTTTTCGATGGTTATCCCCGCAGTTTTTTCCAGTTTGAATACGTTGCTGAAAGTACAGTAA
- a CDS encoding Sir2 family NAD-dependent protein deacetylase — translation MEYMEKINRLAELIRNHNRFFVLTGAGMSTDSGIPDFRSPGTGLWEKVDPIAVSSVDVLYSNPRLFYEAGFTRFSKISLAEPNRGHYILAQLEELGYLKGLVTQNIDGLHVKAGSKNVWEVHGHLRTGYCVGCKKKYPFEELVQQVELKRIPPVCHNCHSMLRPEVVLFGDPMPGFFFELQHKIESECDFMLVVGSSLVVYPVADLPRLSDKLAIINLQPTEYDLHSEVVLHENSTRALEDLLSVLEGS, via the coding sequence ATGGAATACATGGAAAAGATCAATCGGCTTGCGGAGTTGATCAGGAACCATAACCGGTTTTTTGTTTTAACCGGTGCCGGAATGAGTACTGACAGCGGTATACCCGATTTTCGGTCACCCGGAACAGGACTGTGGGAAAAAGTTGATCCGATTGCCGTCTCTTCTGTTGATGTTCTCTACAGCAACCCGAGACTATTTTATGAAGCCGGATTTACCCGCTTCTCAAAAATATCGCTTGCCGAACCGAACCGTGGCCATTATATCCTGGCTCAACTTGAAGAACTTGGTTATCTCAAGGGCCTGGTTACGCAGAATATAGACGGGCTGCATGTCAAGGCCGGCTCGAAAAATGTATGGGAAGTCCACGGCCATTTACGCACTGGATACTGTGTGGGTTGTAAAAAGAAATATCCCTTTGAAGAACTTGTCCAGCAGGTTGAGCTAAAGCGTATACCGCCGGTTTGTCATAACTGTCACAGCATGCTCAGGCCGGAAGTGGTGCTTTTCGGTGATCCCATGCCCGGGTTTTTCTTTGAATTGCAGCATAAGATTGAAAGCGAATGTGACTTTATGCTGGTTGTCGGGAGCAGCCTTGTGGTTTATCCGGTAGCCGATCTGCCCCGTTTATCTGATAAATTGGCCATTATTAATCTTCAACCGACAGAGTATGATTTACATTCAGAAGTTGTTCTGCATGAAAACAGTACCAGGGCGCTGGAAGATCTGCTTTCCGTGCTTGAAGGCAGTTAA